A stretch of Nonomuraea africana DNA encodes these proteins:
- a CDS encoding extracellular solute-binding protein: protein MRKVAAAGIAAAMSVVIAGCGSGGSGSDKSTVTLWMYPVIADSAKNQAFWGKVEKDFEAANPTIDVKIDQQPWDGRQEKITTALASRKGFDLVVLGPDQIPQYAQQGTLEQMDDVIAKDKAAYLPNALTALTVGGKLYGVPIYQTITAPIYNKKLFAEAGVTEVPDTLEELKAAAPKLAEKKVAVLDYPGKPEVSLNQSFYPILWANGGSVFAPDGKSVAFNGPEGVQSLQYLLDLKAAGGLPENTASKGNDIEGGPLAGGKTAMYHAATAGMVEQLAAAIGEENVGIGLPLEGTKRVAFGIPGGLVLAKHAADKDAAKKFAGYLASTTVAAELAKESGFFSARTDVTIPGQSAASKEFAKSLEYAFPGDTHPKARQVMAMIASHIQAALLGKEDAKTALDAAAKEANELLSSGS, encoded by the coding sequence ATGAGGAAGGTAGCGGCAGCCGGAATCGCGGCCGCCATGAGCGTCGTGATCGCCGGGTGCGGGTCCGGTGGCTCAGGATCCGACAAGAGCACCGTGACCCTCTGGATGTACCCCGTGATCGCCGACTCGGCCAAGAACCAGGCCTTCTGGGGCAAGGTCGAGAAGGACTTCGAGGCCGCCAACCCCACGATCGACGTCAAGATCGACCAGCAGCCCTGGGACGGCCGGCAGGAGAAGATCACCACGGCCCTCGCCTCCAGGAAGGGCTTCGACCTGGTCGTCCTCGGGCCCGACCAGATCCCGCAGTACGCCCAGCAGGGCACGCTGGAGCAGATGGACGACGTCATCGCCAAGGACAAGGCCGCCTACCTGCCCAACGCGCTCACCGCCCTGACGGTCGGCGGCAAGCTCTACGGCGTCCCGATCTACCAGACGATCACCGCCCCGATCTACAACAAGAAGCTCTTCGCCGAGGCGGGCGTCACGGAGGTGCCCGACACCCTCGAGGAGCTGAAGGCGGCGGCGCCGAAGCTGGCCGAGAAGAAGGTGGCGGTGCTCGACTACCCGGGCAAGCCCGAGGTCTCGCTGAACCAGAGCTTCTACCCGATCCTCTGGGCCAACGGCGGCTCCGTCTTCGCCCCCGACGGCAAGAGCGTCGCCTTCAACGGCCCCGAGGGCGTGCAGAGCCTGCAGTACCTGCTCGACCTGAAGGCCGCGGGCGGCCTGCCGGAGAACACCGCGAGCAAGGGCAACGACATCGAGGGCGGCCCGCTGGCCGGCGGCAAGACCGCGATGTACCACGCCGCCACCGCGGGCATGGTCGAGCAGCTCGCCGCCGCCATCGGCGAGGAGAACGTGGGCATCGGCCTGCCCCTCGAAGGCACGAAGCGCGTCGCGTTCGGCATCCCCGGCGGGCTGGTGCTGGCCAAGCACGCCGCCGACAAGGACGCGGCCAAGAAGTTCGCCGGCTACCTGGCCTCCACCACCGTGGCGGCGGAGCTGGCCAAGGAATCGGGCTTCTTCTCCGCGCGGACCGACGTCACCATCCCCGGGCAGTCGGCCGCCTCCAAGGAGTTCGCCAAGTCGCTGGAGTACGCCTTCCCCGGCGACACCCACCCGAAGGCCCGCCAGGTGATGGCGATGATCGCGTCGCACATCCAGGCGGCGCTGCTCGGCAAGGAGGACGCCAAGACCGCCCTCGACGCCGCGGCGAAGGAGGCCAACGAGCTGCTGTCCAGCGGCAGCTGA